The following are encoded in a window of uncultured Pseudomonas sp. genomic DNA:
- a CDS encoding metal-dependent hydrolase, translating into MDSITQAVLGASIQGALLGRWQGRKALLYGAMLGTLPDLDVVIDYGDAVADMTYHRGFSHSLFVLTGLALLLSWLTRRFRHNPGYSAQRLFLTIWLVLITHPLLDSFTSYGTQLLWPLTPTPTAWSSIFIIDPLFTVPLCLAVALGLLFGLRDKTAKAPAWALLLSTLYLGSTLGGKYMAEQRVEAELARQGIQAQQLFSTPTPFNSLLWRVIVLDGESYHETLVSWFDDAAPQLQRIPRGTHLAAALADSPAHARLAWFTNGVLRYDQLGEQLVVTDIRLGMTGFHPFRFDFATLENGQWRLHDEIQRLPTERGDLSRLQLLWARTWQPEVQVPLLAWAEELRRAPLANSRAP; encoded by the coding sequence ATGGACTCGATAACCCAGGCGGTACTCGGTGCCAGCATTCAGGGCGCGCTACTCGGCCGCTGGCAAGGCCGCAAGGCGCTGCTGTATGGCGCTATGCTCGGCACCTTGCCAGACCTGGATGTGGTCATCGATTACGGCGACGCCGTTGCCGACATGACCTACCACCGTGGTTTCAGCCATTCGCTGTTTGTCCTCACGGGCCTGGCCCTGCTGCTGAGCTGGCTGACGCGGCGCTTTAGGCATAACCCCGGTTACTCAGCACAACGCCTGTTCCTAACGATATGGCTGGTACTGATTACTCATCCGCTACTCGACAGTTTCACCAGCTATGGCACACAACTGCTCTGGCCACTCACGCCCACCCCTACGGCTTGGTCGAGCATCTTTATTATTGATCCGCTGTTCACCGTGCCGTTGTGCCTCGCCGTGGCGCTGGGGCTGTTGTTTGGCTTGCGCGACAAAACAGCCAAAGCCCCGGCGTGGGCGCTGCTGCTTTCAACGCTGTATCTGGGTTCTACCCTGGGCGGCAAATACATGGCCGAACAGCGGGTAGAAGCCGAACTGGCGCGACAAGGTATTCAGGCGCAGCAGCTGTTCAGTACGCCGACGCCGTTCAATAGCCTGTTGTGGCGGGTGATCGTGCTGGATGGCGAGAGCTACCACGAGACGTTGGTCAGCTGGTTCGACGATGCCGCGCCGCAACTGCAGCGCATTCCCCGTGGCACACACCTGGCCGCCGCCCTGGCTGACTCGCCGGCGCATGCGCGCCTGGCCTGGTTTACCAACGGTGTGTTGCGTTACGACCAGCTGGGCGAACAATTGGTGGTCACCGATATCCGCCTGGGCATGACCGGTTTTCACCCGTTCCGTTTCGACTTCGCCACCCTGGAAAACGGCCAATGGCGCCTGCATGACGAGATTCAGCGCCTGCCCACTGAGCGCGGCGACCTCTCACGCCTACAGTTGCTGTGGGCACGCACCTGGCAGCCCGAAGTGCAGGTGCCGCTCCTGGCCTGGGCAGAAGAGCTGCGCAGAGCGCCGCTGGCCAACAGCCGCGCGCCATAG
- a CDS encoding response regulator transcription factor → MYILLTEDNPLIASGVVAGLTAQGFRVMHAATAAEAEALLRSVQFDAWVLDLGLPDEDGLSLLRRLRQRGMSLPVLLLTARDSVADRVSGLQEGADDYLVKPFDLRELAARLHALLRRAAGRASSLVEHGPLRYDPVACQAFLHEQPIDLSRREQVLLQALLHNPRRVLSGEQLKDAVYGLDGEVESNALNVHIHHLRRKLGSGIVETVRGLGYRLGPAGHSEESPS, encoded by the coding sequence ATGTACATATTGCTAACTGAAGATAACCCCCTGATTGCCAGTGGTGTCGTGGCCGGGCTCACCGCCCAGGGCTTTCGCGTGATGCATGCCGCTACAGCAGCTGAGGCCGAAGCACTGCTGCGCTCGGTGCAGTTCGACGCATGGGTGCTGGATCTGGGCCTACCGGATGAAGACGGTTTAAGCCTGCTGCGTCGCCTGCGCCAGCGCGGGATGAGCTTGCCCGTGTTGTTGCTGACAGCCCGCGACTCGGTAGCCGACCGCGTGTCGGGGCTACAGGAGGGGGCTGACGATTACCTGGTCAAACCCTTCGACCTGCGTGAACTCGCCGCCCGCCTGCATGCCTTGCTGCGCCGCGCGGCCGGGCGTGCCAGCTCACTGGTCGAACATGGTCCACTGCGCTACGACCCGGTGGCTTGCCAGGCTTTTTTGCATGAACAGCCGATCGACCTGTCGCGCCGCGAGCAGGTACTGCTGCAAGCGCTGTTGCACAACCCTCGCCGGGTGCTCAGCGGCGAACAGCTCAAGGACGCGGTCTACGGCCTTGACGGCGAGGTCGAGAGCAATGCCCTCAATGTGCATATTCACCATTTGCGGCGCAAGTTAGGCAGCGGCATCGTTGAGACAGTGCGCGGCCTGGGTTATCGCCTCGGCCCCGCCGGCCATAGCGAGGAAAGCCCGTCATGA
- a CDS encoding methyl-accepting chemotaxis protein, with protein sequence MSSAAARLLADLSVGKKLMCGFGLVLLLTVAVIGSGFLAVQAVLDGHASTSGLSAIDAQVLQTRRAERDFALRQNSDAAAQVHEQLDRVSAILSQQLAAASSADQARLSSMQQALDDYRRQFDSFVEQQNKARTARTQMSKAAGEARDQFDVIELDMYDAVRELRLAGDKLRGSDPLTLAEAASGLSKRMLDLRGYESQYIIDGSAEALEEWAYISEDLQTVARSLMVWLDDDQKRSIEAALQALTLYQQAFSNYQQMRAQNQQSETAMVEQARNVLALVEQAKVQQEQAMTTDSRQALLMLGAMGIAAVIVGMLAALVISRLIVTPLQRTVVFAQRIAAGDLTHDLPQDRRDEPGQLMTAMQVMSVSLRTLVGRIGGGVSQIAAAAEQLSAITAQTSAGVQNQKMETEQTATAMHEMAATVQEVAQNAEQASQAARMADHEAQQGNQVVQQTVSQIGHLATEVEESAEAIAALNQESARIGSVLEVIRNVAEQTNLLALNAAIEAARAGEQGRGFAVVADEVRALAKRSQDSTEEIEGLIASLQHLAKGAVDKMDSSRNLTQRTVTLAGEAGAALGRITQAVSTIEQMNLQIAAAAEEQSAVAETISESVTRVRDIGEQSATASQQTAVSSAELARLGVELQGMVAQFRS encoded by the coding sequence ATGTCTTCTGCTGCTGCGCGTCTATTGGCCGATTTGTCTGTCGGTAAAAAGCTTATGTGTGGTTTCGGCCTGGTGCTGTTGCTCACGGTTGCCGTCATCGGTAGTGGTTTTCTCGCGGTGCAAGCGGTGCTGGATGGGCATGCCAGCACCAGCGGCCTGTCGGCAATCGATGCCCAGGTACTGCAAACGCGGCGTGCCGAGCGCGACTTTGCCCTGCGTCAGAACAGCGATGCGGCCGCCCAGGTGCATGAGCAACTAGACCGTGTGAGTGCAATATTGAGTCAGCAACTGGCTGCCGCTTCCAGTGCCGACCAGGCGCGCTTGAGCAGCATGCAGCAGGCCCTTGATGACTATCGCCGGCAGTTTGATAGTTTTGTCGAGCAACAGAACAAAGCCCGCACGGCGCGCACGCAGATGAGTAAAGCGGCCGGTGAAGCGCGCGATCAGTTTGATGTGATTGAGCTGGACATGTACGACGCCGTGCGCGAGTTACGCCTGGCGGGCGACAAACTGCGCGGCAGTGATCCGCTGACCCTGGCAGAAGCGGCCTCCGGCCTGAGCAAGCGCATGCTCGACCTGCGAGGCTATGAAAGCCAGTACATCATCGACGGCTCGGCCGAGGCCCTGGAAGAATGGGCCTATATCAGCGAAGACCTGCAAACCGTGGCGCGTAGCCTGATGGTCTGGCTTGACGACGACCAGAAACGCTCAATCGAAGCTGCATTGCAGGCCTTGACCCTGTACCAGCAGGCATTCAGCAACTACCAGCAGATGCGCGCGCAGAACCAGCAAAGTGAAACCGCCATGGTTGAGCAGGCCCGCAACGTACTCGCCCTGGTAGAGCAAGCCAAGGTGCAGCAGGAGCAGGCAATGACCACGGATAGCCGCCAGGCCTTGCTGATGCTCGGTGCCATGGGCATTGCTGCGGTGATAGTGGGCATGCTGGCGGCGTTGGTGATTTCCCGTTTGATCGTTACGCCGTTGCAGCGCACCGTGGTGTTTGCCCAGCGCATCGCCGCCGGCGACCTGACCCATGACCTGCCCCAGGATCGCCGCGACGAGCCGGGGCAACTGATGACCGCCATGCAGGTGATGAGTGTCAGCCTGCGTACCTTGGTCGGGCGCATTGGCGGTGGCGTCAGCCAAATTGCCGCCGCTGCCGAGCAATTGTCAGCGATTACCGCGCAGACCAGCGCGGGCGTGCAGAACCAGAAGATGGAAACCGAGCAGACCGCCACCGCCATGCATGAAATGGCCGCCACCGTGCAGGAAGTGGCGCAAAACGCTGAGCAAGCTTCCCAGGCCGCCCGGATGGCCGACCACGAAGCGCAACAGGGTAATCAGGTGGTGCAGCAGACGGTCAGTCAGATTGGTCACCTGGCCACTGAGGTGGAGGAGTCGGCCGAGGCCATTGCCGCGCTGAATCAAGAAAGCGCCCGCATTGGCAGTGTACTGGAGGTGATTCGCAACGTGGCCGAACAGACCAATCTGCTCGCGCTGAACGCCGCCATTGAGGCCGCGCGCGCTGGTGAGCAGGGCCGTGGTTTTGCCGTGGTGGCCGATGAAGTGCGAGCCCTGGCCAAGCGTTCGCAAGATTCCACCGAGGAAATCGAAGGGCTGATCGCCAGCCTGCAGCACCTGGCTAAGGGCGCAGTGGATAAAATGGACAGCAGCCGCAACCTGACTCAGCGCACGGTGACGCTGGCCGGTGAGGCCGGTGCCGCCCTAGGGCGCATCACCCAGGCGGTGAGCACCATCGAGCAGATGAACCTGCAGATTGCCGCAGCCGCCGAAGAGCAGAGTGCGGTGGCTGAAACCATCAGCGAAAGCGTGACGCGGGTGCGGGATATCGGCGAGCAAAGCGCGACAGCCAGCCAGCAGACCGCCGTCTCCAGCGCCGAGCTGGCACGTCTTGGCGTGGAGCTGCAGGGCATGGTTGCGCAGTTCCGCAGCTGA
- a CDS encoding aldehyde dehydrogenase family protein: protein MKNSSDTHPNHLPDSSYGLFIDNQWVSGEYGETLDIINPANGKILTNIPNATAADVDRAVQAAQRAFVTWRTTSPAERANALLKIADLLEADADRFAVLETLDVGKPIRESRSVDIPLAIDHFRYFAGAIRSQSDEAVMLDEQTLSIALSEPLGVVGQVIPWNFPLLMAAWKIAPAIAAGNTVVIKPSELTPVTILELAKIFAKVLPAGVVNIVTGLGTTVGQALLDHPDLRKLAFTGSTRVGELVANAAAKKIIPATLELGGKSANIVFPDANWDKAVEGAVLAILWNQGQVCESGARLFVHESIYERFLAELKHKFEAVRVGDPLNPDTMMGAQVSKTQMERILGYVDIAKQEGAEVLIGGGRLTGADYDAGFFIQPTILVGVRNDMRVAYEEIFGPVLCVIPFKDEAEVIAMANDSEYGLAGAVWTQDINRALRVARAVETGRMWVNTYHEIPAHAPFGGYKKSGLGRETHKSMLEAYSQKKNIYVSLNEAPLGLF from the coding sequence ATGAAAAATTCCAGCGATACCCATCCGAATCACCTTCCCGACAGCAGCTACGGCCTGTTTATTGACAACCAGTGGGTTTCTGGCGAATACGGTGAAACCCTCGACATTATCAATCCCGCCAACGGAAAAATTCTCACCAATATCCCAAACGCCACAGCTGCCGACGTCGACCGCGCGGTGCAGGCCGCACAGCGCGCCTTCGTGACCTGGCGTACCACCTCACCAGCGGAACGCGCCAATGCGTTATTGAAGATCGCCGACCTGCTGGAAGCCGATGCCGATCGGTTCGCGGTTCTGGAAACCCTTGATGTAGGTAAACCCATTCGTGAAAGTCGCTCCGTCGACATCCCGCTGGCGATTGATCACTTCCGCTATTTCGCCGGCGCAATCCGCAGCCAATCGGATGAGGCAGTCATGCTGGATGAGCAAACACTCAGCATCGCTCTCAGTGAACCCCTCGGCGTCGTGGGCCAAGTGATTCCGTGGAACTTCCCGCTTCTTATGGCCGCCTGGAAGATCGCTCCTGCCATCGCGGCGGGTAACACCGTAGTCATCAAACCTTCCGAGCTAACCCCGGTAACCATCCTTGAACTGGCGAAAATCTTTGCCAAGGTACTTCCGGCCGGCGTGGTCAACATCGTCACAGGCTTAGGCACCACAGTTGGCCAGGCGTTACTGGATCATCCAGACCTGCGCAAGCTTGCCTTCACTGGCTCGACGCGTGTCGGCGAACTCGTCGCCAATGCGGCAGCGAAGAAAATCATTCCCGCAACCCTCGAACTGGGCGGCAAGTCAGCCAACATCGTTTTCCCCGATGCGAACTGGGACAAGGCCGTGGAAGGCGCAGTGCTCGCCATCCTGTGGAACCAAGGTCAAGTCTGCGAATCCGGCGCACGGCTGTTCGTTCACGAGTCCATCTACGAGCGATTCCTGGCTGAGCTCAAGCATAAGTTCGAAGCTGTGCGTGTGGGTGACCCATTGAACCCGGACACCATGATGGGCGCACAGGTCAGCAAAACCCAGATGGAACGGATCCTCGGCTACGTCGATATCGCCAAACAGGAAGGTGCCGAGGTACTGATCGGCGGCGGTCGTCTTACAGGTGCCGATTACGATGCCGGCTTCTTCATCCAGCCAACGATTTTGGTCGGTGTTCGCAACGATATGCGCGTCGCCTACGAGGAAATTTTCGGCCCAGTTCTGTGCGTCATTCCTTTCAAGGATGAAGCGGAGGTCATCGCCATGGCCAACGACTCCGAGTACGGCCTAGCGGGTGCAGTCTGGACCCAAGACATCAACCGGGCATTGCGTGTGGCACGCGCGGTGGAAACCGGACGTATGTGGGTAAATACCTACCATGAGATCCCTGCTCACGCCCCCTTTGGTGGCTATAAGAAATCTGGCCTAGGACGGGAAACTCACAAGTCAATGCTGGAAGCCTACAGCCAGAAGAAGAACATTTACGTCAGCCTCAACGAAGCACCGCTCGGGCTCTTCTGA
- a CDS encoding ATP-binding protein has translation MSLRLRLTLILGSAFVLLWSLAAVWMLFDLRNQLMLTLDQRLASSARMVSGLLLQLPQLQQTEGGPALSTEQLGMPEGIACQISSVRGEILASSRAAPGSALGVQDKGFHERNIDGVTWRTFTLIEGDMRVTTADRLDERDTLKHSILLAAAAPVLLALIGSLLVLWFGLSRELSPLRRIRQALAQRSADSIEALHVEGLPQELQPLVATQNQLFQRIAQAIERERRLTDDAAHELRSPLTAIKTHLQVASMTEGATARQALAQAEAGTDRLHQTLEQLLLLARVEGRLPFDETLQYSAAQVAKMAISDAQQPGQQAIELHLFDASAQRLLTMPPSLAIAALRNLLDNAQRHNCAGSAVSLRVQFRGEHVCFSVQDSGPGVAAEKIPQLTERFWRNSPGDGSGLGLSIVNAIAERCGGALEFVNTDSGLCVNLVVMSRAATHTP, from the coding sequence ATGAGCCTGCGTCTACGCCTGACCCTGATTCTCGGCTCGGCCTTTGTGCTGCTCTGGTCACTGGCCGCTGTGTGGATGCTGTTCGACCTGCGCAACCAGCTGATGTTGACCCTCGATCAACGCCTGGCATCTTCAGCGCGCATGGTTTCTGGGTTGCTCTTACAACTGCCGCAATTGCAGCAAACCGAGGGCGGGCCGGCGCTCAGTACAGAACAGCTGGGCATGCCCGAAGGCATTGCCTGCCAGATCAGCTCAGTGCGTGGCGAGATTCTCGCCAGCAGCCGCGCCGCGCCGGGCAGTGCCCTGGGCGTGCAGGATAAGGGCTTCCATGAGCGCAATATTGACGGCGTCACCTGGCGCACCTTCACCTTGATCGAAGGTGACATGCGCGTGACCACCGCAGACCGCCTGGACGAACGCGACACTCTCAAGCACTCGATCTTACTGGCGGCTGCAGCGCCGGTGCTGCTCGCGTTAATCGGCAGTTTGCTGGTGCTCTGGTTTGGCCTTAGCCGTGAACTGTCGCCCTTACGGCGCATTCGTCAGGCACTGGCTCAGCGCAGCGCCGACAGCATCGAAGCGCTGCATGTCGAAGGCCTGCCGCAAGAACTGCAACCGCTGGTGGCAACCCAGAATCAGCTATTTCAGCGCATCGCCCAGGCGATCGAGCGTGAACGCCGGCTGACCGATGATGCCGCCCATGAGTTACGCAGCCCGCTGACAGCGATCAAAACCCACCTGCAGGTGGCCAGCATGACGGAAGGCGCCACCGCCCGTCAGGCATTGGCGCAGGCCGAAGCCGGCACTGACCGCCTGCACCAGACCCTGGAGCAGCTATTGCTATTGGCACGCGTGGAAGGCCGCCTGCCGTTTGACGAAACCCTGCAATACAGCGCGGCACAAGTGGCCAAGATGGCCATCAGTGACGCCCAACAGCCGGGCCAGCAGGCCATCGAACTGCACCTGTTCGATGCCAGCGCCCAGCGTTTGCTGACGATGCCGCCGAGCTTGGCCATCGCCGCCTTACGCAACCTGCTGGACAACGCCCAGCGACATAACTGCGCGGGTAGTGCTGTCAGTTTGCGCGTGCAGTTTCGCGGGGAGCACGTCTGCTTTAGCGTGCAGGACTCGGGACCTGGGGTGGCCGCCGAGAAAATCCCCCAGCTGACCGAGCGCTTCTGGCGCAACTCTCCCGGTGACGGCAGCGGCCTGGGCCTTTCAATCGTCAACGCTATCGCTGAGCGCTGCGGTGGCGCACTCGAGTTTGTGAACACCGACAGTGGCCTGTGCGTGAATTTAGTGGTGATGAGCAGAGCGGCCACTCACACACCCTAG
- the ccoG gene encoding cytochrome c oxidase accessory protein CcoG, translated as MSQRIPAQIIETIDTRQPIRLTPSQAGGPIHTRSFTGLYRNLRLYGAGLLFLIFFGTAWLDWDGRQAVLWNLAEHRYYIFGATFWPQDFILLSALLIIAAFGLFTITVVAGRVWCGYTCPQSVWTWVFMWAEKVTEGERHQRIKLDAAPWSLHKLLRRSAKHSIWLGVSLLTAVTFIGYFTPIRDMAGDLLHLQLDGGTLVWVLFFMAATYLNAGWLREKVCVHMCPYSRFQSAMFDDDTLLVAYDAKRGEGRGPRKKDSDYKAEGLGDCIDCQICVQVCPTGIDIRDGLQIDCISCGACIDACDSIMDKMGYARGLVGYHSERELQGGKTQRLRPRLIGYGIALLLMLAAFVWALSARTMLSIDSAKDRSMFRENALGQIENTYLLKVINKTQQPQRYGLTLLDSPGLRLDAPHQLLLNPGEILDVPVTLVLENQQAKTGARPVRFAIHNLSDASEQAHTKSTFLSPRGR; from the coding sequence ATGAGCCAACGCATACCCGCGCAAATCATCGAGACCATCGACACGCGCCAACCGATCCGCCTGACCCCGTCCCAGGCTGGCGGGCCGATTCACACCCGCAGTTTCACTGGCCTTTACCGCAACCTGCGCCTGTACGGTGCAGGTCTGTTGTTTCTGATTTTCTTCGGCACTGCCTGGCTCGACTGGGACGGTCGCCAGGCCGTGCTGTGGAACCTCGCCGAGCATCGCTACTACATCTTTGGCGCGACCTTCTGGCCGCAGGACTTCATCTTGCTCTCGGCGCTGCTGATCATCGCTGCCTTCGGCTTATTCACCATCACCGTGGTGGCCGGGCGTGTCTGGTGTGGCTACACCTGCCCGCAAAGCGTGTGGACCTGGGTGTTTATGTGGGCGGAGAAAGTCACCGAAGGTGAGCGCCACCAACGGATCAAACTGGATGCGGCGCCCTGGTCATTGCACAAGCTGCTGCGGCGCAGCGCCAAGCACAGCATCTGGCTGGGCGTTAGCTTGCTCACAGCCGTGACCTTTATCGGCTACTTCACGCCGATCCGTGACATGGCCGGCGACCTGCTGCACCTGCAATTGGACGGTGGCACGCTAGTGTGGGTGCTGTTTTTTATGGCAGCCACCTACCTCAACGCTGGTTGGCTACGTGAGAAAGTCTGTGTGCACATGTGCCCGTATTCGCGTTTTCAGAGTGCGATGTTCGATGACGACACCCTGCTGGTGGCCTACGACGCCAAACGCGGCGAAGGCCGTGGCCCGCGTAAGAAAGACAGCGACTATAAGGCTGAGGGCCTGGGCGACTGCATCGACTGCCAGATCTGCGTGCAGGTCTGCCCGACCGGCATCGATATCCGCGACGGCCTGCAGATCGACTGCATCAGTTGCGGTGCCTGCATCGATGCCTGCGACTCGATCATGGACAAAATGGGCTATGCCAGAGGGCTGGTCGGTTATCACTCCGAGCGCGAGTTACAAGGTGGCAAAACCCAACGCCTGCGCCCACGGCTGATTGGCTACGGCATTGCTCTGCTGCTGATGCTTGCCGCTTTCGTCTGGGCCTTGAGCGCGCGCACGATGCTGTCCATCGATTCGGCCAAGGATCGCAGCATGTTCCGCGAAAACGCGCTTGGGCAAATCGAGAACACCTACCTGCTCAAGGTCATCAACAAGACCCAGCAGCCACAACGCTATGGCCTGACCCTGCTTGACAGCCCCGGTTTGCGCCTAGACGCACCGCATCAGTTGCTGCTTAACCCCGGTGAAATTCTCGATGTACCCGTGACCCTGGTGCTGGAAAATCAACAGGCCAAAACGGGAGCCAGGCCGGTGCGCTTTGCGATCCACAACCTCAGCGATGCCAGCGAACAGGCACACACCAAGAGTACCTTTCTCTCGCCACGCGGGCGCTGA
- a CDS encoding alkene reductase → MTQTELFKTAQLGPYTLKNRIVLPPLTRSRSSQPGNIANDLMATYYRQRSGAGFMVTEGTQIEPRGQGYAWTPGIHSPEQIQGWRKVTDAVHAEGGVIFAQLWHVGRVSHTSLQPGGEAPVAPSAIRADNVKVFIETGPGTGALADPSTPRALSTKEVKELVKLYAQAARNALDAGFDGVELHCANGYLVNQFISAHTNQRDDEYGGSLQNRLRFLREITLAVAGVVGKERMGVRFAPLFATTDEDRVYLGLVEEDPHQTYIEAVKILEEVGIAYLSLAEADWENAPELPETFREDVRKTFSGKILYAGKYTAERGNRVIKAGWGDLIAFGRPFIANPDLPARIANNWPLNPVDPSSMYGGTDKGYTDYPTYKS, encoded by the coding sequence ATGACACAAACAGAACTCTTCAAAACCGCTCAGCTGGGCCCATACACCCTCAAGAACCGTATCGTTCTACCGCCACTGACACGTTCGCGCAGCTCCCAACCCGGCAACATTGCGAACGACCTCATGGCCACCTATTACCGTCAGCGCAGCGGTGCTGGCTTCATGGTGACCGAGGGCACCCAGATCGAACCCCGAGGACAGGGTTACGCCTGGACACCCGGCATTCATAGCCCAGAACAGATACAAGGCTGGCGTAAGGTCACCGACGCTGTTCACGCCGAGGGGGGGGTGATCTTTGCTCAACTTTGGCATGTAGGCCGCGTGTCGCACACATCACTACAGCCCGGTGGTGAAGCACCCGTCGCGCCATCAGCCATCCGCGCGGACAACGTCAAGGTGTTCATCGAAACTGGCCCCGGCACGGGTGCCCTAGCCGACCCATCGACCCCACGTGCCCTGTCCACCAAGGAGGTAAAGGAACTGGTTAAGCTCTACGCCCAAGCAGCCCGAAATGCTTTGGACGCAGGTTTTGACGGGGTGGAGCTTCACTGCGCGAACGGGTACCTGGTAAACCAGTTCATTTCGGCCCATACCAACCAGCGTGATGATGAATATGGCGGCTCGCTGCAGAACCGTCTTCGCTTCCTGCGCGAAATCACCCTGGCCGTTGCTGGTGTCGTCGGCAAGGAGCGCATGGGCGTTCGCTTCGCCCCGCTGTTCGCGACCACAGACGAAGACCGCGTGTACCTAGGCCTGGTCGAAGAAGATCCGCACCAAACCTACATCGAGGCCGTGAAGATCCTCGAGGAAGTGGGCATTGCCTACCTGTCGCTCGCCGAAGCCGATTGGGAAAACGCACCCGAGCTGCCTGAGACGTTCCGCGAAGATGTTCGTAAGACCTTCAGCGGCAAGATTCTCTATGCCGGGAAGTACACCGCTGAACGAGGAAATCGCGTGATCAAAGCTGGCTGGGGCGACCTGATCGCTTTTGGTCGCCCCTTCATTGCGAACCCCGACCTGCCCGCTCGTATCGCCAACAACTGGCCGCTTAACCCAGTTGATCCAAGCAGCATGTACGGCGGTACCGATAAGGGCTACACCGACTACCCGACTTACAAATCCTAA
- the mapR gene encoding GntR family transcriptional regulator MpaR (MapR regulates genes involved in Pseudomonas quinolone signal (PQS) production and anthranilate metabolism) has protein sequence MKRYEKFAEQIAELIRTGVLAPGERVPSVRHASRTYGVSPSTVFQAYYLLEDRGLIQARARSGYFVRELARHSLAEPETSPQPTQTTEVDVSELVFSVLASLKNPDTVPFGSAFPSPQLFPLPRLARSMAKSLRDMQPQAVIADMTEGNPNLRRQIALRYMVSGVMLPLEELVITSGAMEALNLCLQTVTQPGDLVAIEAPAFYATLQVLERLKLKAVEIPVHPREGIDLDLLAERLANLPIKACWFMSSLQNPLGASMSDSKKEALYQLLQRHQVPLIEDDVYAELYFGSQPPKPVKSFDHDGLVMHCGSFSKCLAPGYRVGWVAGGRYAEQISRLKLMTTISPSVPAQAALADYLQHGGYDRHLRKLRHALEAQQASMLASAARHFPASTKVTRPSGGYFLWFEFPQQVDALRLFQLALAQGISLAPGPIFSATRRFGNCARLNYGHPWDAQSEQAMSVLGRILASF, from the coding sequence ATGAAACGCTACGAGAAATTCGCCGAGCAGATTGCCGAACTGATACGCACTGGCGTATTGGCCCCTGGCGAGCGGGTGCCGTCGGTGCGCCACGCCAGCCGCACCTATGGGGTGAGCCCGTCCACGGTGTTCCAGGCTTACTACCTGCTGGAAGACCGCGGCCTGATCCAGGCCCGCGCCCGCTCCGGCTATTTCGTCCGCGAACTGGCGCGGCACTCGCTGGCCGAGCCGGAAACCAGCCCGCAGCCGACGCAGACCACCGAAGTGGATGTCAGTGAGCTGGTGTTCTCGGTGCTGGCCTCCTTGAAAAACCCCGACACCGTGCCATTCGGTTCGGCCTTCCCGAGCCCGCAGCTGTTTCCCCTGCCGCGCCTGGCTCGCTCGATGGCCAAGAGCCTGCGCGATATGCAGCCGCAGGCGGTGATCGCCGACATGACCGAGGGCAATCCCAACCTGCGCAGGCAAATTGCCCTGCGCTATATGGTCAGCGGCGTGATGCTGCCGCTAGAAGAACTGGTGATCACCAGTGGCGCCATGGAAGCGCTCAACCTCTGCCTGCAAACAGTGACCCAGCCCGGCGACCTAGTGGCCATCGAAGCACCGGCGTTCTACGCCACCCTGCAGGTACTCGAACGTCTGAAGCTCAAGGCCGTGGAGATTCCGGTTCATCCACGTGAAGGCATCGACCTCGACCTGTTGGCTGAGCGCCTGGCGAACCTGCCGATCAAGGCCTGCTGGTTTATGAGCAGCCTGCAAAACCCGCTGGGCGCGAGCATGAGCGACAGCAAAAAAGAAGCGCTGTATCAGCTGCTGCAGCGCCACCAGGTGCCGCTGATCGAAGATGACGTGTACGCCGAGCTGTACTTCGGCAGCCAGCCGCCCAAGCCGGTTAAGAGCTTCGACCATGACGGTCTGGTAATGCACTGCGGCTCGTTTTCCAAATGCCTGGCCCCCGGTTACCGGGTCGGCTGGGTGGCCGGCGGGCGTTATGCCGAGCAGATCAGCCGGCTCAAGCTGATGACCACCATTTCACCCTCGGTACCCGCCCAGGCGGCACTGGCCGATTACCTGCAACACGGCGGCTATGACCGCCACCTGCGCAAGCTACGCCATGCGTTAGAGGCCCAGCAGGCATCAATGCTGGCCTCAGCGGCGCGGCACTTCCCCGCCAGCACCAAGGTTACCCGGCCCAGTGGCGGTTATTTTCTCTGGTTTGAGTTCCCTCAGCAGGTTGATGCGCTGCGCCTGTTCCAACTGGCCCTGGCCCAGGGCATCAGCCTGGCACCGGGGCCAATCTTCTCGGCCACCCGGCGCTTCGGCAACTGCGCCCGGCTCAATTATGGACACCCCTGGGACGCACAAAGCGAGCAGGCCATGAGCGTGCTCGGGCGCATCCTCGCGTCCTTTTAA